In Electrophorus electricus isolate fEleEle1 chromosome 10, fEleEle1.pri, whole genome shotgun sequence, the genomic window AGGTTATACTTGAGCAGACATTGTGCATCAGTGTGGACTATGAAAAGATTTTAGCATACAGCTTAATAACTTTGAAGACAAGACATAATAAAGCAAAGGTAAATAAATCtaatattactttaaaatgatctaaaatcaaacaaacagaaaaaagcttTTAGAAGATTAGAATATTAGAAGGTATTTGTCAAACAGAATAAtgcacattttcagccttttctgACAATAGTGTCATAACTGTTCTTCTTTGGTCACCTTTAGAAGATGATTAAAGAATTATTGTCAGTCCTTATGGTGCTGGTGGCCTTGACTTGCTCCATAGTGAAGCCGAATGAGATACCCATCAAGAACGAAAGGGTAGAACCTCAAACACTCTCCAGAGGTCAGGTTCTTTCTGCATGTGATACAAGATTATGTATCTACATGACTGCAACCTGAggaaagttttttgttttattcctattggcttcattcttttttgaaccactttctttattaaattacattgtaCTACAGTCTCTATGTCATGAATCGCTACAACCATAAAGAAAAAACCTTTTTGATTTTCCCCTGTTCCTTCCTAGGATGGGGTGATCAGCTGTTTTGGGCACAGACATACGAGGAAGCACTCTTCTGGGCACGCTCAAGGTGGGAAACATTCACTTTGCTAGTACAGTATAGAAGTATCAAtcacaataattattttttataaatccctttttaaaacaaaaaaggttattATCAAAATTATTGACACTTCTAGAAATTATTAGAAAAGGTATATCctatttatgttttacattttcaagtatattgattttaaatagtttaaatgaTAGATGATATCCTGTTTTAATGGAATGTAAGTGAGATGACACACGTGCAACACACCTTTTGTCATCCATTCACATTGGAAACCCAGAAAGtacataaatgaaatgaaacaaatgtttgGTGGTGGATCTTTGATGTTGTAAATGCAGAATTAAACTTTTGCCATAGCAATCTCAGTTCCCACATCTAAACAGCAATGAAAACATGCAAGGTGATCTAAAGAGGAGACTACACAAGCCACTAGCATGATCCAGAGAGATTCTGTATAGATGAATGGTCTTAGATCCTTTGTTCTGTGTTCTCCCATTCCATCAAAAATTTTACGAGAGGTTTTCATAAAGTGTGCCAGGttctcagaaaaaaaggttCTCATATTTCTAAGCAAAATTTGATAAACACTAAAATGAATTTAAGCCAGCATATTTTACTCATATTGGTAAACCAATAATTGTGGAGGGAACTGTAgcatgtatacatttttattcgCATGTATTAAATAAGCATATCtgaactttttttcttcaatataTAAAACTACTTTCACAGGAACAAGCCTCTCATGGTCATTTTCCATTTGGATGACTGTCCACACAGCCAGGGTAAGATCTTTAGGTTATACCCTAGCTGGTGTGTCCCGCAATTTGTAGTACCAAAAATTTGTTCTGCAGTTCATTTACGTTAACACTTAAGGTGTTGCATCATTTCCATTTTACAAGTTACTGATACATTTTTGctaagcaaaaatattttctattacATCATCAGCTCTGAAGAAAGCCTTTACTGCGGATAGAGAGATCCAGAAGTTAGCTGACAAGGACTTTGTTCTCTTAAATCTAGTggtatttataattttttaaattttttattttatttatgctaAAATACAATTAACCATGCTAACAttcttattaatttatttctcattatCTCCTTGCAGTATGAGACCACAGACAAGCACCTGTCACCTGATGGGCAGTATGTTCCCAGAATCCTCTTTGTTGGTGAGTATACTACATCAGAGAGGGGTGGCTTGTTTGATTCCATTAAgcacaaagattttttttttccttcttcaaaTGACTAactaataaaaatgcaattttgtttttcttcagatcCCTCGATGACTGTTCGGGCTGATATTGCTGGACGCTACTCCAACCGCATGTATGCCTATGAACCAAGTGATATGAAACTTTGTAAGTGCCAGAGCTGATTTTAATTGCAATGAAGTGCTAACTGACCTCAAACTCCTTTGATTAATATAAGAGTATATTATAGAAGTGCATATAACatgttatatacatacattatttttGTGCAATAATAAAATTTCTATTTATATTAACAGTGCTGAGCAACATGCAGAGAGCTAAGAAGTTTCTGAAAGCAGAGTTGTGAAATCTACTGTATGATGAGAGATGGCTGTTCATCCCTCTGAGAGTTTCTACTTAATAATCAGTTCATTGTACAGAAACCCAGTATACATCTTTGAACTCACTTTGGATACTTCTTAGAATCCTGTTATTATCAATACCAAATTTTCACCTGATGTATCagtgatataaataaataaacataaatgatcTAAAGGCAGTTGTTTTGGGCAGCCACATGATGTTGgcatataaataatgaatgcaaTGCCCGAAGCTAAGATCCTGGGAATTACCctgggaggaggtgtgtgatGGTGGGTTTGCTATCTCCAGAAATGTGGATCATTGTAGCTCCAGAATGGCTGGCTGTTCTGTAGGGGTGATGTTATAGCTGCCTGTAAATTTTATCCCATGGAGCTGTGGGGGACTGCACATAAAAATTGCAAGGCCAACACTGCCATAACAATACACATACAATATATTGGACAGCCTTGATTACACACTCATAAATTTCTTGTGGTTTGTGTGCTTCTATTTTGCCGGGATTTAAatgatgtaatgtttaaattacTGAGAGGTGAATGGGGCAGGGTGCATGGAGTATCAGCAAAGAATATTGCTCATCCATTTGCCATAAATTAAGGgcatgaattaattaattcatttaatcaGATTCAGGATCAATTAACATCCTTGtattgtttgatattgttttgACGCCATCAACCATTCTCCTATAATCAGTAGCAGAAATAGTAACTATATTATAGCGTCTTCCTTACAATTTGCaacataaatgttttgtatatatatataaactagagGTAACGCcttatgcaaaaaaaacaacaacctcaaAACGTTGTTTAATATGCCAGGAGTAAATTTTCAATAATTCATAcgaatatgaaaaaaa contains:
- the LOC113583778 gene encoding anterior gradient protein 2 homolog is translated as MIKELLSVLMVLVALTCSIVKPNEIPIKNERVEPQTLSRGWGDQLFWAQTYEEALFWARSRNKPLMVIFHLDDCPHSQALKKAFTADREIQKLADKDFVLLNLVYETTDKHLSPDGQYVPRILFVDPSMTVRADIAGRYSNRMYAYEPSDMKLLLSNMQRAKKFLKAEL